A genomic segment from Salvia splendens isolate huo1 chromosome 13, SspV2, whole genome shotgun sequence encodes:
- the LOC121762763 gene encoding protein TRIGALACTOSYLDIACYLGLYCEROL 2, chloroplastic-like produces METNSLLLRSYSMKLNSGHGGLSSLPCLITPFRNRKRKTLTLGANSSSADAGDNHQSESKSLLSVILDVPREIWKRTLRPLSDFGFGGKSVWAGGVGLFLISGAFLLAFSLAWLRGFQLGSKFNKYLAVFEFAQASGISTGTPVRIRGVNVGNVVRVNPSLRNIEAIVEIEDDKVIIPRNSLVEVNQSGLLMETLIDITPQDPIPVPSVGPLHAGCVKEGLIVCDRQKLKGRQGVSLDEMVGIFTRIGREVEGIGVANTYSLAERIAAVVEDARPLLSKIQALAEDVEPLLAEVHDSGLLKDVEHLTKSLTRASEDLRNVQSSVLTPENTELIQKSIYTLIFTLKNIENISSDILGFTGDEATRKNLKLLIKSLSRLL; encoded by the exons ATGGAAACGAATTCCTTGCTTCTGAGATCCTATTCTATGAAACTTAATTCAGGGCATGGTGGATTGAGCTCCTTGCCATGTCTAATTACCCCTTTTAGAAATAGGAAGAGGAAAACTCTTACTCTCGGAGCCAATTCGTCCTCCGCTGATGCGGGTGATAACCATCAGAGTGAATCGAAGAGCCTGCTCTCTGTGATTCTGGATGTTCCTAGGGAAATCTGGAAGCGAACTCTAAGGCCTTTGAGTGATTTCGGTTTCGGTGGGAAGAGCGTTTGGGCTGGTGGAGTTGGCTTGTTCCTCATTTCTGGCGCGTTTCTGTTGGCATTTAGCTTGGCTTGGTTGAGGGGGTTTCAGTTAGGATCAAAGTTTAACAAGTACTTGGCTGTTTTCGAGTTTGCTCAGGCTTCTGGCATTTCCACCGGAACGCCTGTGAGGATCAGAGGGGTGAATGTAGGCAATGTGGTTCGTGTGAATCCCTCGTTGAGGAATATTGAGGCTATAGTTGAG ATAGAAGACGATAAGGTTATAATACCACGGAACTCGTTGGTTGAAGTCAATCAATCGGGTCTTCTTATGGAAACACTCATTGATATCACACCACAAGACCCAATTCCGGTGCCATCAGTTGGGCCTCTTCATGCTGGCTGTGTTAAAGAGGGTCTAATTGTGTGTGACAGACAAAAATTGAAGGGGCGCCAAGGGGTGAGCTTGGATGAAATGGTTGGGATATTCACTCGCATTGGGCGTGAAGTTGAAGGAATAGGTGTTGCGAATACCTATTCCTTGGCTGAACGGATTGCTGCTGTTGTTGAAGATGCAAGGCCTTTGCTTTCAAAG ATTCAAGCTCTAGCTGAAGATGTAGAACCTTTACTGGCTGAAGTTCATGATAGTGGTTTGCTGAAAGATGTTGAGCATTTAACCAAAAGCCTTACACGAGCTTCTGAGGATCTGAG AAACGTGCAATCATCAGTATTAACTCCAGAGAACACAGAACTAATTCAGAAGTCTATCTATACTCTCATTTTCACATTGAAAAACATTGAG AATATAAGCTCCGATATATTGGGATTTACTGGGGATGAAGCCACAAGAAAGAATTTGAAATTGCTCATTAAGTCTCTCAGCCGGCTGCTATGA